In the Aneurinibacillus soli genome, one interval contains:
- a CDS encoding Fic family protein, whose protein sequence is MGYELLSKLYYKDTNKYATEYEKRLYSYGTIRLPFQLKPYKNKEEFVSFYVNHPELDILHDQISKQSNRIQSIVNQLPPIAVQQYIRAKLVDELLSTNEIEGVRSTKAEMETVLEIVVRQESSRKHKARHLSLMKSYAALLTETQTTLERIEQIRSIYNHLVQEETEPEDQLDGELFRKQPVDVVTQTNKVVHRGVHPEESIKTHLRNLIHYLNEHPSPMLYKIAISHYLFGYIHPFYDGNGRTSRYISSMYLLHDLDRLTALTLSYSTNKVKQAYYEAFTECGNPHNKGELTFFCETFFHIIDKAQNEVLAELSEKRVRMESLDHMVQQLNITDEISENIFFILGQNYIFGIEGKGMTLKELVAATDKTEYLVRKSLDELDQKGVLVFLKRKPIEVTLCETAGAQLR, encoded by the coding sequence ATGGGATATGAGCTACTATCTAAACTTTATTATAAGGATACAAATAAGTATGCCACCGAGTATGAAAAACGCTTATATAGTTACGGCACTATAAGGTTGCCCTTTCAGCTTAAACCATATAAAAACAAGGAAGAATTCGTATCTTTTTATGTAAATCATCCTGAACTCGACATACTTCATGACCAAATTAGCAAACAAAGCAACCGTATTCAATCTATCGTGAATCAGTTACCTCCTATTGCAGTCCAACAATACATTCGAGCTAAATTAGTCGATGAACTTTTAAGCACGAATGAAATCGAGGGCGTTCGAAGCACAAAGGCAGAAATGGAAACCGTACTTGAAATCGTCGTCCGACAAGAAAGCTCCCGAAAACATAAAGCCAGACACCTTAGCCTGATGAAATCATACGCTGCTCTTTTAACAGAAACCCAAACCACGCTTGAAAGAATTGAACAGATCCGAAGTATATACAATCATTTAGTACAAGAAGAAACCGAACCAGAAGATCAACTTGATGGAGAGCTCTTTCGAAAACAGCCTGTCGATGTGGTAACACAAACCAATAAAGTTGTGCATCGCGGTGTCCATCCAGAAGAGTCGATTAAAACTCACCTGCGAAACTTGATCCATTATTTGAACGAACATCCCTCTCCTATGCTGTACAAAATTGCAATCTCGCATTATCTCTTTGGCTATATCCACCCTTTTTACGATGGAAATGGTCGTACATCAAGATATATCAGCAGTATGTATTTGCTCCATGACCTGGACCGACTTACCGCATTAACGCTGTCTTATTCAACGAACAAAGTAAAACAAGCATATTATGAGGCCTTTACCGAATGTGGCAATCCCCATAACAAAGGAGAGCTAACATTTTTTTGCGAGACCTTTTTTCATATTATCGATAAAGCACAAAATGAGGTACTAGCTGAACTCTCAGAAAAAAGGGTACGAATGGAATCTCTTGATCATATGGTTCAACAGCTCAACATTACAGATGAAATCAGCGAAAACATCTTTTTCATACTCGGTCAAAATTATATTTTTGGAATTGAAGGAAAGGGAATGACTCTAAAGGAACTTGTAGCCGCAACAGATAAAACCGAGTACCTTGTTCGAAAATCTCTTGACGAGCTTGATCAAAAAGGGGTACTTGTATTCCTGAAAAGAAAGCCCATCGAGGTCACGTTGTGTGAAACAGCCGGTGCTCAACTCAGATAA
- the pdxR gene encoding MocR-like pyridoxine biosynthesis transcription factor PdxR yields the protein MRDRMREFSLDLLSNPKPLFFQIYSYFQDEIVQGQLQYDAFLPSIRSCAQSLKVSKNTVENAYHLLVSEGYICNIPKKGYKVVYQGEKSIHDHVSISDDSYNQHIHLDFRYGNIELAAFPFNQWNKVRNTFVANNQSDYMVEGKSQGEYILRKELSRLLYESRGVVSNPEQIIIGSTPQQLVSLLCQLLEADKHIIGVENPGYDGARNTFLNHGFQVRAIPLTADGVSLEELEKSHADVMYVSPSQQFMNKMAMSQEKRQQLIQWVHSNTYIIEDDYEWEFKDEDGYVPSIQSLYPEKVIYIGRISKALLPVSNLSYLVLPYDALSLFYAKVPEYDQPVPRLDQLTFSQYLSDGYWYKHLQKMRKQYEEKRKAFFEAISHSMGNLIEIEGKDIGLHAFLTVKTNKTESELIGLGLKKGVKVYGTSRYWFHRTDRYPTVLLGYGALHCSQIYNGIKLLAEAWFESV from the coding sequence ATGAGAGATAGAATGCGTGAGTTTTCTTTAGATCTTTTGTCCAATCCAAAACCTTTATTTTTTCAAATTTATAGCTATTTCCAAGATGAAATAGTACAGGGCCAATTACAATATGACGCTTTTCTTCCCTCCATCCGAAGCTGTGCACAATCGCTTAAGGTGAGTAAAAATACGGTAGAGAATGCCTATCACCTTTTAGTGTCAGAAGGATACATATGCAACATCCCCAAAAAAGGGTACAAAGTAGTGTATCAAGGCGAAAAGAGCATTCATGATCACGTATCTATTTCAGATGACTCTTATAACCAGCATATACATCTCGATTTTCGTTATGGAAATATTGAGCTTGCTGCATTCCCTTTTAATCAGTGGAATAAAGTGCGTAACACATTTGTAGCTAATAATCAAAGTGATTATATGGTAGAAGGGAAATCACAAGGAGAATACATCTTACGGAAAGAACTATCAAGATTACTGTATGAATCGAGGGGAGTAGTATCTAATCCCGAGCAAATTATTATCGGCTCTACTCCTCAGCAACTTGTATCTCTTTTATGCCAGCTTCTAGAAGCAGATAAACATATAATTGGAGTAGAGAATCCTGGATACGATGGGGCAAGGAACACTTTTTTAAACCACGGTTTCCAGGTTCGTGCGATTCCTTTGACTGCAGACGGAGTTTCCCTAGAAGAACTTGAAAAAAGTCATGCCGATGTTATGTATGTAAGTCCTTCTCAGCAATTTATGAATAAGATGGCTATGTCTCAAGAAAAAAGACAACAACTGATTCAGTGGGTCCATTCGAATACATATATCATAGAGGATGACTATGAATGGGAATTTAAAGATGAAGATGGTTATGTACCCTCCATTCAAAGTCTATATCCCGAAAAGGTAATTTACATTGGAAGAATTTCAAAAGCGTTATTACCAGTCTCAAATCTAAGCTACCTGGTACTTCCTTACGATGCACTTTCCTTATTTTACGCAAAAGTGCCAGAATACGATCAACCTGTTCCGAGACTTGATCAATTAACTTTTTCACAATATTTATCTGACGGCTATTGGTATAAGCATTTACAAAAGATGCGAAAACAATATGAAGAGAAACGGAAAGCCTTTTTCGAAGCTATATCACATAGTATGGGGAATTTAATAGAAATCGAAGGGAAAGATATAGGCCTACACGCTTTCCTAACTGTCAAAACAAATAAAACGGAATCTGAGTTAATCGGGTTAGGCTTAAAAAAAGGCGTTAAAGTTTATGGAACATCTAGATATTGGTTTCATCGGACAGATAGGTATCCAACTGTACTGCTCGGTTACGGAGCTTTACATTGTAGTCAGATTTATAACGGCATAAAATTACTAGCGGAAGCTTGGTTTGAATCCGTTTAA
- a CDS encoding HAD-IIB family hydrolase, which translates to MNFIFDMDGTICFKGQPISKNILDLLLELQESGHFVGFASARPCRDMLPVLDDRFKNHLLIGANGAMTYYQGKPRCFTPIPTKLAEEIVNILDDYHAKYLIDDKWNYAFNLKQQHPFLMNVDPHKLANHVAIDQIESFIKIVVLSCTNFAALSKRMAQLDVTIHYHSAESILDITYKDVNKMAALEQSGLSLEPFVCFGNDMNDLPLFQKAHHSVVIGEYEPLLMIAKDQILADEKVEQNIISKLQELSTVFV; encoded by the coding sequence ATGAACTTTATTTTTGATATGGATGGAACCATTTGCTTTAAGGGACAACCCATTTCGAAGAACATTTTAGATCTTTTATTAGAATTACAGGAATCCGGTCATTTTGTTGGATTTGCCTCTGCACGACCTTGCCGTGATATGCTGCCGGTTTTAGATGACCGATTTAAGAACCATCTTTTAATCGGCGCGAATGGCGCGATGACGTATTACCAAGGAAAGCCCCGCTGCTTTACTCCTATTCCTACTAAATTAGCTGAAGAAATAGTAAATATACTAGATGATTATCATGCTAAATATCTCATTGATGACAAGTGGAACTATGCTTTCAATTTGAAACAGCAGCATCCTTTTCTTATGAATGTAGATCCGCATAAGTTGGCTAATCATGTAGCAATTGATCAAATTGAGTCTTTCATTAAAATTGTTGTGTTATCTTGCACTAACTTTGCAGCATTATCGAAAAGAATGGCACAGTTAGATGTCACCATTCATTATCATTCTGCTGAAAGTATTTTAGATATCACATATAAAGATGTGAATAAAATGGCCGCCCTAGAGCAATCCGGTCTCTCTCTAGAACCGTTTGTTTGCTTTGGAAATGACATGAACGATCTCCCGTTATTTCAAAAAGCTCACCATTCAGTAGTAATCGGTGAATATGAACCTCTTCTTATGATAGCAAAAGATCAAATTTTGGCTGATGAAAAAGTCGAACAAAATATTATATCGAAGCTACAAGAGCTTAGTACCGTATTTGTTTAA
- a CDS encoding M24 family metallopeptidase, whose amino-acid sequence MNQSLEKNHLSLRDAEKKAEELFRAIEEKGILRGGVTEKQINQEIYELAFHMFGIKKYWHKRIVRAGRNTLYPYRENPPDLTVSEEDIIFLDFGPIFEDWEADFGRTYVLGEDPMKIKLRNDLEQAWEEGKAFFQSNPTITGSELFAFACDLAKKYGWEFGSPIAGHLIGEFPHEQVQGDEVENYIHPDNPVPMREPDKNGQPRDWILEIHFIDRKLEIGGFFEQLLTVE is encoded by the coding sequence ATGAATCAGTCCTTGGAGAAAAACCACTTATCCCTGCGCGATGCTGAAAAGAAGGCAGAAGAGCTATTCAGAGCAATCGAAGAAAAAGGCATTCTACGTGGTGGTGTAACGGAAAAACAAATCAATCAAGAAATTTATGAGTTGGCCTTCCATATGTTCGGAATTAAGAAATATTGGCATAAACGCATTGTGCGAGCTGGAAGGAACACCTTATATCCTTATCGTGAAAATCCACCAGATTTAACCGTGTCGGAGGAAGATATTATCTTTCTTGACTTTGGTCCCATCTTTGAGGACTGGGAAGCTGATTTCGGTCGGACATACGTTCTTGGAGAAGATCCAATGAAAATAAAGCTGCGTAATGATCTTGAACAAGCTTGGGAAGAGGGAAAAGCCTTCTTTCAATCCAATCCAACTATTACAGGCAGTGAACTTTTCGCATTTGCTTGTGATCTCGCGAAAAAGTATGGATGGGAATTCGGAAGCCCAATTGCAGGTCACCTCATTGGTGAGTTCCCTCATGAACAAGTTCAAGGAGATGAAGTTGAAAACTATATTCATCCCGATAATCCAGTTCCCATGAGAGAACCTGATAAGAATGGCCAGCCACGAGATTGGATTCTAGAAATACACTTTATTGATCGAAAACTGGAAATCGGTGGTTTCTTCGAGCAGTTATTAACAGTTGAATAG
- the cyoE gene encoding heme o synthase produces the protein MLAQTVKTGIIKSNLIPMFAGLTLALYTYQISLFAKLPEIIFALLGSTLVMGAAGAFNNLYDRDIDAVMERTKHRPTVTGAIKPKSVLWLGIVMSILGLVVLGLATPLAAFLGFLGLFFYVVPYTMWSKRRTIYNTEVGSISGAMPPLIGWAAIHPDITHPAILGLFLIMIIWQMPHFYAIAIRKHTEYEAANIPMLPVVKGVKRTYIQTNIYLVILIAVSFLFGSLSVGIMLVALLLSVAWLVLSVAGYKRMDPEKWAKALFVFSLFHMTILFSTVIIYSLVGIFYPLK, from the coding sequence ATCTTGGCACAAACCGTTAAAACCGGGATTATTAAATCAAACCTGATTCCGATGTTTGCAGGATTGACATTGGCTTTATATACATATCAGATCAGTTTGTTTGCTAAACTTCCCGAAATCATATTTGCGTTGCTTGGCTCGACGTTAGTAATGGGAGCGGCAGGTGCGTTTAATAACTTGTACGATCGTGATATTGATGCGGTTATGGAGAGAACCAAGCATAGACCAACTGTGACCGGTGCAATAAAGCCGAAGTCTGTATTATGGCTTGGAATCGTGATGAGCATTCTTGGACTAGTGGTATTGGGACTAGCCACCCCGCTAGCGGCATTCTTAGGATTTCTCGGTTTGTTTTTTTATGTAGTCCCATACACGATGTGGAGTAAACGTCGAACGATTTATAATACTGAGGTGGGAAGTATTTCTGGAGCCATGCCACCTCTCATAGGATGGGCTGCTATTCATCCAGACATAACGCACCCTGCAATTCTTGGGCTTTTTTTGATTATGATTATCTGGCAAATGCCGCACTTTTATGCGATAGCGATTCGTAAGCACACTGAATATGAGGCGGCAAATATCCCTATGCTTCCAGTAGTTAAAGGTGTGAAACGAACATATATACAAACGAATATTTATTTAGTGATTTTAATTGCGGTAAGTTTTCTTTTTGGTTCTTTAAGCGTTGGGATTATGCTAGTCGCACTTCTTTTAAGTGTGGCATGGCTTGTCTTAAGCGTTGCCGGTTATAAAAGGATGGACCCGGAGAAATGGGCAAAAGCGCTGTTTGTTTTTTCGCTTTTCCATATGACTATTTTATTTTCGACAGTTATTATTTACTCGCTTGTAGGCATTTTCTACCCGTTAAAATAA
- a CDS encoding HAMP domain-containing methyl-accepting chemotaxis protein produces MSVGKKLLLSSLAIFLIILFLGVNALLRMNDINKKADEINTSWLPGVASINNINFLTEHVLTQELKFMDSTNPEERKNLAEQMNKTLATIEGTLASYEKTIFLDEDRKNFEGLKKEWAAYQDIHQKIMNSKIGDTNLFLQLREQSAASFSAMQNDLDALVKLNNAGSDKAATEANDIYTNGKLLIIILEIVAIVSSLAISLLLTRNITRPLKLVTGNVKRVSEGDLSLEAVQVANRDEIGELATHFNDMVVKLRQVVSSINASAEQVSATSFQLSEAAQQSGESSAQVAATINDVAEGASQQADQTSTILKIMNTTKEKVEIGNQQALKTLQNASASTTLSHEGNTAIRDAVEHLDTVTETVELATDSIQKLGKRSEEIGNIITVITDISSQTNLLALNAAIEAARAGEHGKGFAVVADEVRKLAEESSKAAGQITELINHIQSETFTTIETMEKNLEAVHHQVHIIERGGDALGRIVKNVEETEKDTKQVQEIFKEIQQNSQEVFTSIQGISLVIEEAAASSQEVAAAAEEQSATVQEIAASSTELSTIAARLKQEVAIFKLA; encoded by the coding sequence ATGTCGGTTGGGAAAAAACTACTTTTATCTTCACTGGCTATTTTTTTGATCATTTTATTTTTAGGGGTAAACGCCTTGCTTCGAATGAATGACATTAACAAAAAAGCCGATGAAATTAACACAAGCTGGTTGCCTGGAGTTGCTTCTATCAATAATATTAACTTTTTAACTGAGCATGTACTCACACAGGAATTAAAGTTTATGGACTCTACGAACCCTGAAGAAAGAAAAAATCTAGCAGAACAAATGAACAAAACCTTGGCTACAATCGAGGGAACATTAGCTAGTTATGAAAAAACCATTTTTTTAGATGAAGATCGAAAAAACTTTGAGGGCCTAAAAAAAGAATGGGCAGCTTATCAAGATATTCATCAAAAGATCATGAATTCAAAAATAGGAGATACTAATCTGTTTTTACAACTAAGAGAGCAATCTGCTGCCTCTTTCTCTGCGATGCAAAACGATCTTGATGCGCTCGTTAAACTGAATAACGCTGGTTCTGATAAAGCAGCTACAGAAGCAAATGATATTTATACAAATGGAAAATTGCTAATTATCATTCTAGAGATCGTTGCCATTGTTAGTAGCCTTGCCATTTCCTTACTGCTGACTCGTAATATTACTCGTCCACTTAAATTAGTCACAGGAAACGTGAAGCGTGTGTCTGAAGGGGATTTAAGTTTAGAAGCTGTCCAAGTAGCTAATCGTGATGAAATCGGTGAATTAGCTACACATTTTAACGATATGGTAGTGAAATTACGTCAGGTTGTTTCCTCGATTAATGCTAGTGCTGAACAAGTATCTGCAACATCTTTCCAACTTTCTGAAGCAGCCCAGCAATCAGGGGAGAGTTCTGCACAGGTGGCTGCTACGATTAACGATGTTGCAGAAGGGGCTTCCCAACAAGCAGATCAAACCAGTACGATTCTAAAAATAATGAATACTACAAAGGAGAAGGTGGAAATTGGGAATCAGCAAGCCTTAAAAACCTTGCAAAACGCCAGCGCTTCTACCACGCTTTCTCATGAGGGAAATACAGCTATTCGTGATGCTGTTGAGCATTTAGATACGGTCACAGAAACGGTAGAGCTTGCTACAGATTCGATTCAAAAACTGGGAAAACGATCAGAAGAAATCGGAAATATTATTACGGTTATTACAGACATCTCAAGTCAAACGAATCTTCTGGCACTAAATGCGGCTATCGAGGCTGCACGTGCTGGGGAACACGGTAAGGGATTTGCTGTTGTGGCAGATGAGGTACGAAAGTTAGCGGAAGAATCAAGTAAAGCTGCTGGACAAATTACGGAATTGATTAACCATATTCAATCCGAAACATTTACGACGATAGAAACAATGGAGAAGAACCTAGAAGCGGTTCATCATCAGGTACACATTATAGAGCGGGGCGGAGATGCGTTAGGTCGTATTGTAAAAAATGTAGAAGAAACCGAAAAAGATACAAAACAAGTACAAGAGATTTTTAAAGAAATACAGCAGAATTCTCAAGAAGTATTCACTTCTATCCAGGGGATCTCTCTTGTTATTGAAGAAGCTGCGGCATCTTCCCAGGAAGTTGCGGCAGCAGCTGAAGAACAGTCTGCTACGGTACAAGAAATTGCAGCCAGCTCTACAGAGTTATCTACGATTGCTGCACGCCTGAAACAAGAAGTGGCCATTTTTAAATTAGCATAA